A part of Andrena cerasifolii isolate SP2316 chromosome 10, iyAndCera1_principal, whole genome shotgun sequence genomic DNA contains:
- the LOC143373771 gene encoding tubulin alpha-1 chain isoform X2 has product MRECISIHVGQAGVQIGNACWELYCLEHGIQPNGQMPSDKAQGDDSFSTFFSDTGSGHHVPRAVFVDLEPTVVDEVRTGQYRQLFHPEQLITGKEDAANNYARGHYTIGKEIVDLVIDRVRKLAERCTGLQGFLIFRSFGGGTGSGFASLLMERLSVDYGKKSKLEFAIYPAPRISTAVVEPYNSILTTHTTLEHSDCAFMVDNEAIFEICQRNLDIERPTYTNLNRLIGQVVSSITASLRFDGALNVDLTEFQTNLVPYPRIHFPLVTYAPVVSAAKAYHEQITVAEITNSCFEPANQMVKCDPRHGKYMACCMLYRGDVVPKDVNSAINTIKTKKSIQFVDWCPTGFKVGINYQPPTAVPGGDLARVQRAVCMLSNTTAIAEAWARLDHKFDLMYAKRAFVHWYVGEGMEEGEFSEAREDLAALEKDYEEVGLDSVDPEADGSVEY; this is encoded by the exons ATg CGCGAGTGCATATCAATCCACGTCGGCCAAGCCGGTGTTCAAATTGGGAACGCTTGCTGGGAACTCTATTGTTTAGAGCATGGGATACAACCCAATGGTCAGATGCCGTCAGATAAGGCACAAGGGGACGACAGCTTCAGCACTTTCTTCAGCGATACTGGCTCGGGTCACCACGTGCCCAGGGCGGTGTTCGTTGATTTGGAACCGACAGTGGTTG ATGAAGTACGAACCGGACAGTACCGACAGCTCTTTCATCCCGAGCAGCTGATTACCGGCAAAGAGGACGCCGCGAACAATTACGCCCGCGGCCACTACACGATCGGCAAGGAGATTGTAGATCTGGTTATCGACAGAGTACGAAAGCTGGCGGAACGATGCACGGGACTGCAGGGATTTCTAATCTTCCGCTCGTTCGGCGGCGGCACTGGATCGGGGTTCGCGTCCCTGCTAATGGAACGACTGTCCGTCGACTACGGGAAGAAGTCCAAGTTAGAATTCGCGATATACCCGGCGCCACGAATCTCCACCGCGGTGGTGGAACCGTACAATTCCATTCTCACCACACACACGACTCTCGAGCATTCCGACTGCGCCTTTATGGTCGATAACGAAGCGATTTTCGAGATCTGCCAACGCAATCTGGATATCGAGAGGCCAACATACACGAATCTCAATAGACTGATCGGTCAGGTAGTTTCCTCGATAACAGCTTCGCTGCGATTCGACGGAGCCTTGAACGTGGATCTGACCGAGTTCCAGACGAATCTAGTTCCATACCCGAGGATCCATTTCCCTTTGGTCACTTACGCGCCGGTGGTCTCCGCCGCGAAAGCTTACCACGAACAGATCACGGTCGCGGAGATTACTAATTCGTGCTTCGAGCCAGCGAATCAAATGGTCAAGTGCGATCCACGGCACGGCAAGTACATGGCGTGCTGCATGCTGTACAGGGGCGACGTGGTCCCGAAGGACGTGAACTCCGCCATTAATACCATTAAGACGAAAAAATCGATACAATTCGTGGACTGGTGCCCGACTGGGTTTAAAGTCGGTATAAATTATCAACCGCCCACCGCGGTGCCTGGTGGCGATCTGGCTCGAGTGCAACGAGCTGTTTGTATGCTGTCCAATACAACCGCCATCGCCGAGGCTTGGGCTCGCCTCGATCATAAGTTCGACTTAATGTACGCCAAGAGGGCTTTCGTTCATTGGTACGTTGGGGAGGGTATGGAAGAGGGGGAGTTCTCTGAAGCTCGCGAAGATCTCGCTGCTCTGGAGAAAGACTACGAAGAAGTTGGGCTAGATTCGGTTGATCCCGAAGCAGACGGTAGTGTTGAATATTAA
- the Ytr gene encoding U4/U6.U5 small nuclear ribonucleoprotein 27 kDa protein yantar, whose protein sequence is MGRSRTPSPRRRDRSRDRDRERERDRDRRRRRSRERRRRSVERDRAKSRDRERDRERDRDRHRRSYSRSRSRERERDRPKPKAKPATAERPVITEADLQGKTPEEQEMMRMMGFCGFDTTKGKKVEGNDVGAVHVILKRKYRQYMNRKGGFNRPLDFVA, encoded by the exons ATGGGACGTAGTCGTACACCATCGCCGAGGAGAAGGGACCGATCCAGAGATCGAGACCGCGAACGTGAACGAGATAGAGATCGTCGAAGGAGACGGTCacgcgaaagaagaagaag GTCCGTCGAACGGGACCGAGCTAAATCGAGGGACAGAGAAAGGGATCGTGAACGCGATCGAGACAGGCATAGGCGCTCGTACAGTAGATCAAGAtcaagagagagggagagagacaggCCTAAACCCAAAGCGAAACCCGCCACAGCGGAGCGTCCTGTAATCACAG AGGCTGATCTCCAAGGGAAGACACCAGAAGAGCAGGAAATGATGAGGATGATGGGTTTCTGCGGCTTCGATACTACTAAGGGTAAGAAGGTCGAAGGGAACGACGTGGGCGCTGTGCACGTTATTCTGAAAAGAAAGTACAGACAGTACATGAACAGAAAAGGAGGATTCAACAGGCCCTTGGACTTTGTGGCATAG
- the LOC143373771 gene encoding tubulin alpha-1 chain isoform X1: MRECISIHVGQAGVQIGNACWELYCLEHGIQPNGQMPSDKAQGDDSFSTFFSDTGSGHHVPRAVFVDLEPTVVDEVRTGQYRQLFHPEQLITGKEDAANNYARGHYTIGKEIVDLVIDRVRKLAERCTGLQGFLIFRSFGGGTGSGFASLLMERLSVDYGKKSKLEFAIYPAPRISTAVVEPYNSILTTHTTLEHSDCAFMVDNEAIFEICQRNLDIERPTYTNLNRLIGQVVSSITASLRFDGALNVDLTEFQTNLVPYPRIHFPLVTYAPVVSAAKAYHEQITVAEITNSCFEPANQMVKCDPRHGKYMACCMLYRGDVVPKDVNSAINTIKTKKSIQFVDWCPTGFKVGINYQPPTAVPGGDLARVQRAVCMLSNTTAIAEAWARLDHKFDLMYAKRAFVHWYVGEGMEEGEFSEAREDLAALEKDYEEVGLDSVDPEADGSVEY, from the exons ATG CGCGAGTGCATATCAATCCACGTCGGCCAAGCCGGTGTTCAAATTGGGAACGCTTGCTGGGAACTCTATTGTTTAGAGCATGGGATACAACCCAATGGTCAGATGCCGTCAGATAAGGCACAAGGGGACGACAGCTTCAGCACTTTCTTCAGCGATACTGGCTCGGGTCACCACGTGCCCAGGGCGGTGTTCGTTGATTTGGAACCGACAGTGGTTG ATGAAGTACGAACCGGACAGTACCGACAGCTCTTTCATCCCGAGCAGCTGATTACCGGCAAAGAGGACGCCGCGAACAATTACGCCCGCGGCCACTACACGATCGGCAAGGAGATTGTAGATCTGGTTATCGACAGAGTACGAAAGCTGGCGGAACGATGCACGGGACTGCAGGGATTTCTAATCTTCCGCTCGTTCGGCGGCGGCACTGGATCGGGGTTCGCGTCCCTGCTAATGGAACGACTGTCCGTCGACTACGGGAAGAAGTCCAAGTTAGAATTCGCGATATACCCGGCGCCACGAATCTCCACCGCGGTGGTGGAACCGTACAATTCCATTCTCACCACACACACGACTCTCGAGCATTCCGACTGCGCCTTTATGGTCGATAACGAAGCGATTTTCGAGATCTGCCAACGCAATCTGGATATCGAGAGGCCAACATACACGAATCTCAATAGACTGATCGGTCAGGTAGTTTCCTCGATAACAGCTTCGCTGCGATTCGACGGAGCCTTGAACGTGGATCTGACCGAGTTCCAGACGAATCTAGTTCCATACCCGAGGATCCATTTCCCTTTGGTCACTTACGCGCCGGTGGTCTCCGCCGCGAAAGCTTACCACGAACAGATCACGGTCGCGGAGATTACTAATTCGTGCTTCGAGCCAGCGAATCAAATGGTCAAGTGCGATCCACGGCACGGCAAGTACATGGCGTGCTGCATGCTGTACAGGGGCGACGTGGTCCCGAAGGACGTGAACTCCGCCATTAATACCATTAAGACGAAAAAATCGATACAATTCGTGGACTGGTGCCCGACTGGGTTTAAAGTCGGTATAAATTATCAACCGCCCACCGCGGTGCCTGGTGGCGATCTGGCTCGAGTGCAACGAGCTGTTTGTATGCTGTCCAATACAACCGCCATCGCCGAGGCTTGGGCTCGCCTCGATCATAAGTTCGACTTAATGTACGCCAAGAGGGCTTTCGTTCATTGGTACGTTGGGGAGGGTATGGAAGAGGGGGAGTTCTCTGAAGCTCGCGAAGATCTCGCTGCTCTGGAGAAAGACTACGAAGAAGTTGGGCTAGATTCGGTTGATCCCGAAGCAGACGGTAGTGTTGAATATTAA
- the LOC143373771 gene encoding tubulin alpha-1 chain isoform X3: MRECISIHVGQAGVQIGNACWELYCLEHGIQPNGQMPSDKAQGDDSFSTFFSDTGSGHHVPRAVFVDLEPTVVDEVRTGQYRQLFHPEQLITGKEDAANNYARGHYTIGKEIVDLVIDRVRKLAERCTGLQGFLIFRSFGGGTGSGFASLLMERLSVDYGKKSKLEFAIYPAPRISTAVVEPYNSILTTHTTLEHSDCAFMVDNEAIFEICQRNLDIERPTYTNLNRLIGQVVSSITASLRFDGALNVDLTEFQTNLVPYPRIHFPLVTYAPVVSAAKAYHEQITVAEITNSCFEPANQMVKCDPRHGKYMACCMLYRGDVVPKDVNSAINTIKTKKSIQFVDWCPTGFKVGINYQPPTAVPGGDLARVQRAVCMLSNTTAIAEAWARLDHKFDLMYAKRAFVHWYVGEGMEEGEFSEAREDLAALEKDYEEVGLDSVDPEADGSVEY, translated from the exons atg CGCGAGTGCATATCAATCCACGTCGGCCAAGCCGGTGTTCAAATTGGGAACGCTTGCTGGGAACTCTATTGTTTAGAGCATGGGATACAACCCAATGGTCAGATGCCGTCAGATAAGGCACAAGGGGACGACAGCTTCAGCACTTTCTTCAGCGATACTGGCTCGGGTCACCACGTGCCCAGGGCGGTGTTCGTTGATTTGGAACCGACAGTGGTTG ATGAAGTACGAACCGGACAGTACCGACAGCTCTTTCATCCCGAGCAGCTGATTACCGGCAAAGAGGACGCCGCGAACAATTACGCCCGCGGCCACTACACGATCGGCAAGGAGATTGTAGATCTGGTTATCGACAGAGTACGAAAGCTGGCGGAACGATGCACGGGACTGCAGGGATTTCTAATCTTCCGCTCGTTCGGCGGCGGCACTGGATCGGGGTTCGCGTCCCTGCTAATGGAACGACTGTCCGTCGACTACGGGAAGAAGTCCAAGTTAGAATTCGCGATATACCCGGCGCCACGAATCTCCACCGCGGTGGTGGAACCGTACAATTCCATTCTCACCACACACACGACTCTCGAGCATTCCGACTGCGCCTTTATGGTCGATAACGAAGCGATTTTCGAGATCTGCCAACGCAATCTGGATATCGAGAGGCCAACATACACGAATCTCAATAGACTGATCGGTCAGGTAGTTTCCTCGATAACAGCTTCGCTGCGATTCGACGGAGCCTTGAACGTGGATCTGACCGAGTTCCAGACGAATCTAGTTCCATACCCGAGGATCCATTTCCCTTTGGTCACTTACGCGCCGGTGGTCTCCGCCGCGAAAGCTTACCACGAACAGATCACGGTCGCGGAGATTACTAATTCGTGCTTCGAGCCAGCGAATCAAATGGTCAAGTGCGATCCACGGCACGGCAAGTACATGGCGTGCTGCATGCTGTACAGGGGCGACGTGGTCCCGAAGGACGTGAACTCCGCCATTAATACCATTAAGACGAAAAAATCGATACAATTCGTGGACTGGTGCCCGACTGGGTTTAAAGTCGGTATAAATTATCAACCGCCCACCGCGGTGCCTGGTGGCGATCTGGCTCGAGTGCAACGAGCTGTTTGTATGCTGTCCAATACAACCGCCATCGCCGAGGCTTGGGCTCGCCTCGATCATAAGTTCGACTTAATGTACGCCAAGAGGGCTTTCGTTCATTGGTACGTTGGGGAGGGTATGGAAGAGGGGGAGTTCTCTGAAGCTCGCGAAGATCTCGCTGCTCTGGAGAAAGACTACGAAGAAGTTGGGCTAGATTCGGTTGATCCCGAAGCAGACGGTAGTGTTGAATATTAA